The following proteins are co-located in the Candidatus Paceibacterota bacterium genome:
- the kdpA gene encoding potassium-transporting ATPase subunit KdpA translates to MRSIDWLQLVLFVTALALITKPMGLYLVQVLEAQGRTWLDPVLKPLERVTYRLMGVQPGREQDWKQYTLAMLLFSLVSCLFTYVILRLQHLLPLNPQGLGPLSPHLAFNTAVSFTTNTNWQSYGGESTMSYLSQMVALAIHNFVSAATGIAIAAAFVRGIARHSTRTLGNFWVDLVRTTYYLLLPICLVFAVFLVSQGMIQNFKPYTKAALLEPMKVFVEQKNDQGETIKGPDGKPVMEEQTVTEQTIVQGPMASQVAIKMLGTNGGGYANANASHPFENPTPLSNFLQMLAIFSIGSGLTYYLGRMVKNQAHGWSVWGAMLALFLAGVLLCWYSEAAGNPIHQRLGVAADGGNMEGKEVRFGIFNSALFATITTSASCGAVNSMHDSFTALGGFVPLFNMQLGEIIFGGVGAGLYGMLVFVVLAVFIAGLMVGRTPEYLGKKIQSYDVKMAMLALLVLALSILGFAAWASVSQWSVASLNNNGPHGLSEILYAYSSANGNNGSAFAGLNTNTPWYNTTMGLAMLIGRFLMIIPILALAGSLGLKRIAPPSAGTFPVSGLTFVVLLIGTVLLIGALNYLPALTLGPVVEHFLTAQGKLF, encoded by the coding sequence ATGCGCTCGATTGATTGGCTGCAGCTCGTGTTGTTCGTCACGGCCCTGGCCTTGATCACCAAACCCATGGGCCTGTACCTCGTGCAGGTCCTGGAAGCCCAAGGCAGGACGTGGCTCGACCCGGTGCTCAAGCCGCTCGAACGCGTCACCTACCGCCTGATGGGCGTGCAGCCCGGCCGCGAGCAGGACTGGAAGCAGTACACCCTTGCCATGCTGCTGTTCAGCTTGGTGAGCTGCCTGTTCACCTACGTCATCCTGCGCCTGCAACATCTACTGCCGCTGAACCCCCAGGGCCTCGGCCCGCTCAGCCCGCACCTGGCCTTCAACACGGCGGTCAGCTTCACCACCAACACCAACTGGCAGAGCTATGGCGGCGAGTCCACCATGTCCTACCTCTCGCAGATGGTCGCGCTGGCCATCCACAACTTCGTCTCGGCGGCCACCGGCATCGCCATCGCCGCCGCATTTGTCCGCGGCATCGCGCGCCACTCGACGCGCACCCTGGGCAACTTCTGGGTGGACCTCGTGCGCACGACCTATTACCTGCTGCTGCCGATTTGCCTCGTGTTCGCCGTGTTCCTCGTCTCGCAAGGGATGATTCAGAACTTCAAGCCCTACACGAAGGCCGCCCTTCTGGAGCCGATGAAGGTCTTCGTGGAGCAGAAGAACGACCAGGGTGAGACCATCAAAGGCCCCGATGGCAAGCCAGTGATGGAGGAGCAAACCGTCACCGAGCAGACCATCGTCCAGGGCCCGATGGCCTCGCAGGTCGCCATCAAGATGCTCGGCACCAACGGCGGCGGCTATGCCAACGCCAACGCCTCCCACCCCTTCGAGAACCCCACCCCCCTTTCCAACTTCCTGCAGATGCTTGCTATCTTCTCCATCGGCAGCGGGCTCACCTACTACCTTGGGCGCATGGTGAAGAACCAGGCCCACGGCTGGTCGGTCTGGGGCGCGATGCTGGCCTTGTTCCTGGCCGGGGTCCTGCTCTGCTGGTATTCAGAAGCTGCCGGCAACCCGATTCATCAACGCCTCGGGGTCGCCGCTGACGGCGGGAACATGGAAGGCAAGGAAGTCCGTTTCGGCATCTTCAACTCCGCCCTGTTCGCCACGATAACCACGTCCGCCTCCTGCGGCGCGGTCAACTCCATGCACGATTCCTTCACCGCCCTGGGCGGCTTCGTGCCGCTGTTCAACATGCAGCTCGGCGAGATCATCTTCGGCGGGGTGGGCGCCGGTCTCTACGGCATGCTGGTCTTCGTCGTGCTGGCGGTGTTCATCGCGGGCCTCATGGTTGGGCGCACCCCCGAGTACCTGGGCAAGAAGATCCAGTCCTACGACGTGAAGATGGCCATGCTGGCGTTGCTGGTGCTGGCGCTGTCCATCCTGGGCTTCGCCGCCTGGGCTTCAGTCAGCCAATGGAGCGTGGCGAGTCTTAACAACAACGGCCCGCACGGCCTGAGCGAAATCCTTTACGCCTACAGCTCGGCCAACGGCAACAACGGCAGCGCCTTTGCGGGCCTGAACACCAACACGCCCTGGTATAACACCACCATGGGCCTCGCCATGCTGATCGGCCGCTTCCTGATGATCATCCCCATCCTCGCCCTGGCCGGCTCGCTCGGCCTCAAGAGGATCGCCCCGCCCAGCGCCGGCACCTTCCCCGTGTCTGGGCTGACCTTCGTGGTCCTGCTCATTGGAACCGTGCTGCTGATCGGCGCCCTGAACTATCTGCCCGCGCTGACGCTCGGTCCCGTCGTCGAGCACTTCCTGACCGCCCAAGGAAAGCTGTTCTAG
- the kdpB gene encoding potassium-transporting ATPase subunit KdpB: MTAKPPTLFDWNIVGPAIAASFRKLDPRLMVRNPVMFVTMVGAALTTVGIAFAGPSERGFVAQLAVWLWFTVLFANFAEAVAEGRGKAQADSLRKARKDTSARRLRNGREEKVPAPDLQKGDLVVCEAGDVIPADGDVVEGIASVDESAITGESAPVIRESGGDRSAVTGGTRVLSDRIVIRVTMEKGHGFLDRMIALVEGAQRQKTPNEVALTILLAALTLIFLLVCVTLKPFGLYSGAAFSVPVLVALLVCLIPTTIGGLLSAIGIAGMDRVLQRNVLAMSGRAVEASGDVDVLLLDKTGTITLGNRMAGAFIPAPGVPPDRLADAAQLASLADETPEGRSIVVLAKQQFHLRGREVAEPHARFVPFTAQTRMSGVDLDSRSIRKGAADAMRAHVDQLGGRFPQAVSQAVEQVSRSGATPLVVAEGCDVLGVVQLKDMVKGGIRERFAHLRRMGIRTVMITGDNPETAAAIAAEAGVDDFIAQATPEAKLKRIRSEQAAGHLVAMTGDGTNDAPALAQADVGVAMNTGTQAAREAGNMVDLDSNPTKLIEIVEIGKQLLITRGSLTTFSIANDVAKYFAIIPAMLMATFPAIAPLNVMGLRSPTSAILSAVIFNALIIVALIPLALRGVRYTPVGALATLQRNLLIYGLGGLIIPFLGIKLIDVLITTLNLV; this comes from the coding sequence ATGACCGCAAAACCCCCTACTCTCTTTGACTGGAACATTGTCGGCCCGGCCATCGCGGCCTCGTTCCGGAAGCTCGACCCGCGGCTGATGGTCCGGAACCCGGTCATGTTCGTCACGATGGTGGGCGCGGCGCTGACGACGGTCGGCATTGCCTTCGCCGGCCCATCCGAGCGCGGCTTCGTCGCCCAGTTGGCGGTCTGGCTCTGGTTCACCGTGCTGTTTGCCAACTTCGCCGAAGCTGTCGCCGAGGGCCGCGGCAAGGCCCAGGCCGACAGCCTCCGCAAAGCCCGCAAGGACACTTCCGCCCGGCGCCTGCGCAACGGGCGGGAGGAAAAGGTCCCGGCCCCGGACCTGCAGAAGGGCGACCTGGTCGTGTGCGAAGCGGGGGACGTGATTCCCGCGGACGGCGACGTAGTGGAAGGCATCGCCAGCGTGGACGAATCCGCCATCACCGGCGAGTCCGCCCCCGTCATCCGCGAGAGCGGTGGGGACCGCAGCGCCGTGACCGGGGGCACGCGCGTCCTCAGCGACCGGATCGTCATCCGGGTAACGATGGAGAAGGGGCACGGTTTCCTGGACCGCATGATCGCGCTGGTTGAGGGCGCCCAACGCCAGAAGACCCCGAACGAGGTCGCCCTCACGATTCTCCTCGCGGCGCTCACGCTGATCTTCCTGCTGGTGTGCGTGACCTTGAAGCCGTTCGGCCTCTACTCGGGCGCGGCGTTCTCGGTGCCGGTGCTGGTGGCGCTGCTGGTCTGCCTGATCCCGACCACCATCGGCGGTCTGCTGAGCGCCATCGGCATCGCCGGCATGGACCGCGTGCTCCAGCGCAATGTGCTGGCGATGAGCGGGCGCGCGGTCGAGGCGTCGGGCGACGTGGACGTGCTGTTGCTCGACAAAACGGGCACCATCACCCTGGGCAACCGCATGGCGGGCGCGTTCATCCCCGCGCCGGGCGTGCCGCCGGACCGTTTGGCCGACGCCGCGCAACTGGCCTCGCTGGCCGACGAAACGCCCGAGGGCCGGTCCATCGTGGTGCTCGCCAAACAGCAGTTCCACCTTCGCGGCCGCGAGGTGGCCGAGCCCCACGCCCGCTTCGTGCCCTTCACGGCCCAGACACGGATGAGCGGCGTGGACCTCGACTCGCGCAGCATCCGCAAGGGCGCCGCCGACGCCATGCGCGCGCATGTGGACCAGTTGGGCGGCAGGTTTCCGCAGGCGGTCAGCCAGGCCGTCGAGCAGGTCTCGCGTTCCGGGGCGACTCCGCTGGTCGTCGCCGAAGGCTGCGATGTGTTGGGCGTGGTGCAACTGAAGGACATGGTCAAGGGCGGCATCAGGGAGCGCTTTGCGCATCTGCGCAGAATGGGCATTCGGACCGTGATGATCACCGGCGACAACCCGGAGACTGCCGCCGCCATCGCCGCCGAGGCGGGCGTGGACGATTTCATCGCCCAGGCCACGCCGGAGGCCAAGCTGAAGCGCATCCGCAGCGAACAAGCGGCCGGCCATCTTGTGGCCATGACCGGCGACGGCACCAACGACGCCCCGGCCCTCGCGCAAGCTGACGTTGGCGTCGCCATGAACACGGGGACTCAAGCCGCCCGCGAGGCTGGCAACATGGTGGACCTGGACAGCAACCCGACCAAGCTCATCGAGATCGTCGAGATCGGGAAGCAGCTTCTCATCACGCGCGGCTCGCTCACCACCTTCAGCATCGCCAACGATGTGGCCAAATACTTCGCCATCATCCCCGCCATGCTCATGGCCACGTTTCCCGCGATCGCGCCCCTGAACGTCATGGGCCTGCGCAGCCCGACCAGCGCCATCCTCAGCGCGGTCATCTTCAACGCCCTGATCATTGTCGCGCTCATCCCGCTGGCCTTGCGGGGCGTGAGATACACCCCCGTCGGGGCGCTGGCCACACTCCAGCGCAACCTGCTCATTTATGGCCTGGGCGGTCTCATCATTCCCTTCCTCGGCATCAAGCTCATAGATGTCCTCATCACCACCCTCAACCTCGTCTGA
- the kdpC gene encoding K(+)-transporting ATPase subunit C has product MKALISELRSAVLGTLALAVVCCGLYPLLVFGIGQAFFPRQANGSLIVDAKGAVRGSGLIGQPSRADKYFHPRPSCAGNGYDAASSGGSNLGPTSQKLRDAIARNLADYRAQNGLAANATVPADAVTASGSGLDPHINPKNARLQAARVAKARNLSLDQVQQLVRRNTEPAALGILGDAGVNVLQLNLALDELAGR; this is encoded by the coding sequence ATGAAAGCACTGATTTCCGAGCTGCGCAGCGCCGTGCTGGGCACGCTGGCCCTCGCCGTGGTTTGCTGCGGCCTTTACCCGCTGCTGGTCTTTGGCATCGGCCAGGCCTTCTTTCCCAGGCAGGCCAACGGCAGCCTGATCGTCGACGCCAAGGGCGCGGTGCGCGGCTCGGGACTCATCGGCCAACCCTCCCGCGCTGACAAGTACTTCCACCCCCGTCCGTCCTGTGCGGGAAATGGATATGATGCCGCGAGTTCGGGCGGCAGCAACCTGGGGCCGACCTCGCAGAAGCTGCGGGATGCCATCGCCCGGAACCTTGCCGACTACCGTGCCCAAAACGGCTTGGCGGCCAATGCCACTGTGCCCGCAGACGCCGTCACCGCCTCCGGCAGCGGCTTGGACCCGCATATCAACCCGAAGAACGCGCGCCTCCAGGCCGCCCGCGTGGCTAAAGCCCGCAATCTGAGCCTCGACCAGGTGCAGCAGCTCGTCCGGCGCAACACCGAGCCCGCCGCTCTCGGCATCCTCGGCGACGCCGGAGTAAACGTCCTGCAGTTGAACCTGGCGTTGGATGAACTTGCTGGAAGGTAG
- a CDS encoding sensor histidine kinase KdpD: MSDETRPNPDALLAAIQQEAVQKKRGKLKVFFGMAPGVGKTYAMLEAARREQAAGRDVAIGYVETHGRKETAALTEGLPVVPRLSHAYRGVTLPEMDLDAVLARRPQLALADEFAHTNAPGSRHPKRYQDVLELLDAGIDVFTTLNVQHVESRAEAVRQITGVTIRETLPDTALEGADFELVDLPPEELRARLAAGKVYVPESARAAQENFFRPGNLSALRELALRFAAEHVGQDVLAYRQAHGIADPWKSGQRLLVAVSASPTSAALVRWTRRLAAELQAPWLAVYVELPNPLHADDQVRLSRHLALARELGAQVFTTTDDDVAHGLLRVAREQNATQLVVGKPVGWRALDLWRGGSLLNRLIRESGNIDVHAVRAEGEPPPSRPLPRPRFDASASRGYGIALGFVAGTTALNAILQQWLGYQSLALIYLVSVVALAMIVGRGPTLAAATLTALLWNFCFVSPVFTFRITGPTDLMLFCTYFVVALAMGHLAARLRAQQAAERRREQRATALFFLTRELAQATDFADLLAIIIREVGKTTRAEVALSLPGETRTAPLTPYFANTWAMPDKEQSVASWAFRHQQPAGRGTDTLPSAAGLHVPLVAGERAIGVLSLRFRDPAPLATGQRDLLDAFVRQIALVLDRQRLRDAEQQAKLVAESERLSKTLLNSISHEIRTPIAAITSAAGSLAEKGSAGAGAFERTMIAEIQEAARRLNRLVGNLLSMTRLEAGHVKANLDWCDVADLVQVTLKDLARDLAQHKVTVAVAPGLPLVRMDFVLMQQALTNLLFNAAVHTPPGTAVQVSAAAEEQTLALSVADHGPGLPREALPLIFDKFYRAPAAPAGGTGLGLAIVKGLVEAQAGQVKAENRPSGGAVFTIRLPLASAPPVARETT, encoded by the coding sequence GTGAGTGATGAGACCCGGCCCAACCCTGACGCCCTCCTGGCGGCCATCCAGCAGGAGGCTGTCCAAAAGAAGCGAGGGAAGCTCAAGGTCTTCTTCGGCATGGCCCCGGGTGTCGGCAAGACCTACGCGATGCTCGAAGCCGCCCGCCGGGAGCAGGCCGCCGGACGCGATGTGGCCATCGGCTACGTCGAAACCCACGGGCGCAAAGAGACTGCCGCGCTGACGGAAGGCCTGCCCGTTGTCCCGCGCCTGAGTCATGCGTATCGCGGCGTGACGCTGCCGGAGATGGACCTCGATGCCGTGCTGGCGCGCCGGCCGCAGCTTGCTCTGGCGGATGAGTTCGCCCATACCAATGCGCCCGGCTCGCGTCATCCCAAGCGGTACCAGGACGTGCTCGAACTGCTGGACGCGGGCATTGATGTGTTTACGACGCTGAACGTGCAGCACGTCGAAAGCCGGGCCGAAGCCGTGCGCCAGATCACTGGCGTCACGATCCGCGAGACGCTGCCGGATACGGCCCTGGAGGGCGCGGACTTCGAGCTGGTGGACCTGCCGCCCGAAGAGCTCCGCGCCCGGCTGGCCGCGGGCAAGGTCTATGTGCCCGAGTCCGCCCGCGCGGCGCAGGAGAACTTCTTCCGCCCCGGGAACCTCTCGGCCTTGCGCGAACTGGCCCTGCGCTTTGCGGCCGAGCACGTCGGTCAGGACGTGCTCGCCTACCGGCAGGCGCACGGCATCGCTGACCCGTGGAAGTCCGGGCAGCGCCTGCTGGTCGCCGTGAGCGCCAGCCCCACCTCCGCCGCCCTCGTGCGTTGGACCCGGCGGCTGGCTGCCGAGCTTCAGGCACCCTGGCTGGCCGTCTATGTCGAGCTGCCCAACCCCCTCCACGCCGACGATCAAGTCCGCCTCTCGCGTCACCTCGCCCTGGCCCGGGAACTGGGGGCGCAAGTCTTCACGACGACCGACGACGACGTGGCGCACGGCCTCCTCCGGGTAGCGCGCGAGCAAAACGCCACCCAGCTCGTGGTCGGCAAGCCGGTCGGCTGGCGCGCGCTCGACCTGTGGCGCGGCGGCTCCCTGCTCAATCGGCTGATCCGGGAGAGCGGCAATATTGACGTCCACGCCGTGCGCGCCGAGGGGGAGCCGCCCCCCTCGCGACCGCTGCCCAGGCCGCGCTTCGACGCCAGTGCCTCGCGCGGCTATGGGATCGCCCTTGGCTTCGTCGCGGGCACAACGGCCTTGAACGCAATCCTGCAGCAGTGGCTGGGATACCAGTCGCTGGCGCTGATCTACCTCGTCAGCGTCGTCGCGCTCGCCATGATCGTCGGACGCGGCCCGACCCTGGCCGCAGCGACGCTCACGGCGCTGCTGTGGAACTTCTGTTTCGTCTCGCCCGTCTTCACCTTTCGCATCACCGGCCCCACCGACCTGATGCTGTTCTGCACTTACTTCGTGGTGGCGCTGGCGATGGGGCACCTGGCCGCCCGCCTGCGCGCGCAGCAAGCCGCCGAGCGCCGCCGCGAGCAGCGCGCCACCGCGCTGTTCTTCCTCACGCGCGAACTGGCCCAGGCCACCGACTTCGCCGATCTCCTGGCCATCATCATCCGTGAGGTGGGCAAGACCACCCGCGCCGAGGTGGCCCTCTCGCTCCCGGGCGAAACCCGGACGGCTCCCCTCACGCCTTACTTCGCCAACACGTGGGCCATGCCTGACAAAGAGCAGAGCGTCGCCTCCTGGGCCTTCCGCCACCAGCAGCCGGCCGGGCGCGGCACCGACACGCTGCCCTCGGCGGCGGGATTGCATGTGCCGCTGGTGGCCGGGGAGCGCGCCATTGGCGTCCTCAGCCTGCGCTTCCGCGATCCCGCGCCCCTCGCGACCGGCCAGCGCGACCTGCTCGATGCCTTTGTCCGCCAGATCGCATTGGTGCTGGACCGCCAGCGCCTGCGCGACGCTGAGCAGCAGGCCAAGCTGGTTGCCGAATCCGAGCGCCTCAGCAAGACGCTGCTGAACTCCATTTCGCACGAAATCCGCACGCCCATCGCCGCCATCACCAGCGCGGCCGGCAGCCTCGCCGAAAAGGGCTCTGCCGGGGCCGGTGCCTTCGAGCGGACGATGATTGCCGAGATTCAGGAAGCCGCCCGCCGTTTGAACCGCCTCGTCGGCAATCTCCTCAGCATGACGCGCCTGGAGGCCGGGCACGTCAAAGCCAACCTGGATTGGTGCGACGTCGCCGACCTGGTCCAGGTGACCCTGAAGGACCTCGCGAGGGACCTCGCGCAGCACAAGGTCACTGTCGCGGTTGCCCCGGGCCTGCCGCTAGTGCGCATGGACTTTGTCCTGATGCAGCAGGCGCTGACGAACCTGCTGTTCAACGCTGCGGTCCACACGCCTCCCGGCACCGCCGTGCAAGTCAGTGCGGCGGCCGAGGAGCAGACCCTCGCGCTGAGTGTCGCCGATCACGGGCCGGGCCTGCCGCGCGAGGCTCTGCCCCTGATCTTCGACAAGTTCTACCGCGCTCCCGCAGCCCCGGCGGGCGGCACCGGACTGGGCCTGGCGATCGTCAAGGGCCTCGTCGAGGCGCAAGCCGGCCAAGTCAAGGCCGAGAACCGCCCCAGCGGCGGGGCGGTCTTCACGATACGCTTGCCGCTCGCCAGCGCGCCCCCCGTCGCCAGGGAAACCACCTGA
- a CDS encoding response regulator yields the protein MSTAPQPLALVIDDELQMRRLLRVCLEANGYRVAEAATGQDGIAHAAQRPPDVVILDLGLPDMDGVAVLKRLREWSRVPVVVLSVRDREEDKIAALDNGADDYVTKPFGSGELLARLRVAQRHAQPGAQDSLFRTGRLEVDLAARVVKLSGREIRLTATEYSLLRLFIQHAGKVLTHRHLLREVWGPNAVEQTHYLRVYIAHLRDKLETDPSQPRLILTEPGVGYRLLDEPSV from the coding sequence ATGTCCACTGCGCCCCAACCCCTGGCTCTGGTCATTGACGACGAACTCCAGATGCGCCGGCTGCTGCGCGTCTGCCTCGAGGCCAACGGCTACCGCGTCGCCGAGGCCGCCACCGGCCAGGACGGCATCGCCCACGCGGCCCAACGCCCGCCCGACGTGGTGATCCTCGACTTGGGCCTGCCGGACATGGATGGCGTGGCCGTGCTCAAGCGCCTGCGCGAGTGGAGCCGCGTGCCGGTGGTCGTTCTGTCCGTCCGCGACCGCGAGGAGGACAAGATCGCGGCGCTCGACAACGGGGCCGATGACTACGTCACCAAGCCGTTCGGCTCGGGCGAGCTCCTGGCCCGGCTGCGGGTCGCCCAGCGCCACGCCCAGCCGGGCGCCCAGGACAGCCTCTTCCGCACCGGCCGCCTCGAGGTGGACCTGGCTGCCCGCGTGGTGAAACTCAGCGGCAGGGAAATCCGCCTCACGGCCACTGAATACTCCCTGCTCCGCCTCTTCATCCAGCACGCCGGCAAAGTCCTGACGCACCGCCACCTGCTTCGGGAAGTCTGGGGCCCCAACGCGGTGGAGCAAACACACTACCTGCGTGTCTACATCGCCCACCTCCGCGACAAGCTTGAAACCGATCCCTCTCAGCCCCGGCTCATCCTCACGGAGCCGGGCGTCGGCTACCGCCTCCTGGACGAGCCCAGCGTATAG
- a CDS encoding CusA/CzcA family heavy metal efflux RND transporter, producing MLSWIVQTSLKNRLLVCVLAVALVVVGGQSLSRLPIDAFPDTTPVQVQINASMPALSPEEVEQQVTIPVELAISGLPGLQNVRSISKFGLSQVTATFHDDTSIYRARQLITERLQSVELPAGIERPQLGPIATGLGEVLHYVVRSDDTNRTLTELRELQDWVIKPELRKVPGVAEINSWGGFEKQYHVVVEPELLVKHGLTFEQLFDALEANNQNVGGGQVVRAGEALLVQGIGLTTNAQEIADIVIAAHDGVPVHVHDVGTVRVDHEIRRGAVTGAGRGEIVLGLGFMLMGENSHVVTRALKAKLAEVQKTLPADVKVEVWYDRTELVDKVIHTVMENLLAGALLVIAVLFAFLGSLRAGLIVATAIPLSMLFAGNFMLQAGIAASLLSLGAIDFGLIVDSSVIMVENCVRHAARHKDKPWLEVIRDAAVEVRKPTLYGELIILIVFLPILTLEGIEGKMFRPMALTMIFALLGSLVLSLVLMPVLASLLLRRGMKEREPWLVRTAGRLYVPVLDFALRRRGFVIAVALGLLAAGAFLATRIGREFLPKLGEGAIVGTTVRVAGVSVEEAVAVNDRIEKLLLAEFKDEIANIWTRLGSAEIATDPMGIELSDFFLALKPRREWKKARTQGELVAEMQKLFARIPGMRVAFSQPIEMRMNELVAGIRSDIGIKISGDDLETLRVLSDQVQHVLEEIPGRSEVTGEQLVGQPVLQVRVDPRATERYGVPVRNVLNVVEAVGTKKVGEVREGQRRVPLVVRLPDRQRTDPEALANTLIPTATGSVLPLNRAAQVVETEGPATINREWGKRRITVQCNVRGRDVGGFVAEAQRAIAERVKLPEGYTIEWGGQFENMERASARLRFVVPLALGLILVLLYFSLGTLRDVLLVATGIPLGAVGGLAALWLRDMPFTVSAAVGFVALSGVAILNGLVLVTFIKQRLDAGAALDVAVREGCLARLRPVLMTALVAAVGFIPMAINVGVGGEVQRPLATVVIGGVLSNTLLTLVLLPVLYTLGSSRRR from the coding sequence ATGCTTAGCTGGATTGTTCAAACCTCACTCAAGAACCGGCTGCTGGTGTGCGTGCTGGCGGTGGCGCTGGTGGTCGTCGGGGGCCAATCCCTGAGCCGACTGCCGATTGACGCCTTTCCGGACACCACCCCGGTGCAGGTACAAATCAACGCGAGCATGCCGGCGCTTAGCCCGGAAGAAGTGGAGCAGCAGGTGACCATCCCCGTCGAGCTGGCCATCAGCGGGCTGCCGGGACTCCAAAACGTCCGTTCCATATCCAAGTTCGGGCTCTCGCAGGTGACGGCGACGTTTCACGATGACACGAGCATCTACCGGGCACGGCAGCTCATCACCGAGCGGCTGCAGAGCGTGGAGCTGCCGGCGGGGATCGAGCGGCCGCAGCTTGGCCCGATTGCGACAGGGCTGGGCGAGGTGCTGCATTACGTGGTGCGGTCGGACGACACCAACCGAACGTTGACCGAGCTGCGAGAATTGCAGGACTGGGTGATCAAACCGGAGCTGCGGAAGGTGCCGGGCGTGGCCGAGATCAACAGTTGGGGCGGTTTCGAAAAGCAGTACCACGTCGTGGTGGAGCCGGAGCTGCTGGTGAAACACGGCCTGACCTTCGAGCAACTCTTCGACGCGCTGGAAGCCAACAACCAGAACGTGGGCGGGGGGCAGGTGGTACGGGCGGGGGAAGCGCTACTGGTGCAGGGGATCGGGCTGACGACCAACGCGCAGGAGATCGCCGACATCGTCATCGCCGCGCATGACGGCGTGCCGGTGCATGTGCATGACGTGGGGACGGTGCGGGTGGACCACGAGATACGGCGCGGGGCGGTGACGGGCGCGGGCCGGGGCGAGATCGTGCTGGGGCTGGGATTCATGCTCATGGGGGAGAACAGCCACGTGGTAACGCGCGCGCTCAAAGCGAAGCTGGCCGAGGTGCAGAAGACGCTGCCCGCGGATGTGAAGGTGGAGGTTTGGTATGACCGCACGGAACTGGTGGACAAGGTGATCCACACCGTGATGGAAAACCTGCTGGCAGGTGCGCTGCTGGTGATCGCGGTTCTGTTTGCCTTCCTCGGGAGCCTGCGTGCGGGATTGATCGTGGCCACGGCCATCCCCCTCTCGATGCTCTTCGCGGGCAACTTCATGTTGCAGGCTGGCATCGCCGCGAGCCTGTTGAGCCTGGGCGCGATTGACTTCGGCCTGATCGTGGACAGCTCGGTCATCATGGTGGAGAATTGCGTCCGCCATGCGGCGCGCCACAAGGACAAGCCCTGGCTCGAGGTCATCCGGGACGCCGCGGTCGAGGTGCGGAAGCCGACCCTCTACGGCGAGCTGATCATCTTGATTGTCTTCCTGCCCATCCTGACCCTGGAGGGCATTGAGGGGAAGATGTTCCGCCCCATGGCCCTGACGATGATCTTCGCGCTGCTGGGCTCGCTGGTATTGTCGCTGGTGCTCATGCCCGTCCTGGCGAGCCTGCTGTTGCGGCGCGGGATGAAGGAGCGCGAGCCCTGGCTGGTGCGCACCGCTGGGCGCCTCTACGTCCCGGTGCTCGATTTCGCGCTGCGCCGTCGCGGGTTTGTGATCGCCGTGGCGCTGGGCCTGCTAGCCGCCGGCGCCTTCCTGGCGACCCGGATCGGCCGCGAGTTCCTGCCGAAGCTGGGCGAGGGCGCCATCGTAGGCACCACGGTGCGGGTGGCCGGGGTCTCGGTGGAGGAGGCAGTCGCCGTGAACGACCGGATCGAGAAACTGCTGCTGGCGGAGTTCAAGGACGAGATCGCCAACATCTGGACGCGGCTGGGGAGCGCCGAGATTGCGACGGACCCGATGGGAATCGAGCTGTCGGACTTCTTCCTGGCGCTCAAGCCACGGCGGGAGTGGAAGAAGGCGCGCACGCAGGGGGAGTTGGTCGCAGAGATGCAGAAGCTGTTTGCGCGAATTCCCGGGATGCGCGTGGCGTTCAGCCAGCCAATCGAGATGCGCATGAACGAACTGGTGGCCGGAATCCGTTCCGACATCGGCATCAAGATATCCGGCGACGACCTGGAGACCCTGCGCGTGCTGTCGGACCAGGTTCAGCACGTGCTGGAGGAGATCCCGGGCCGGAGCGAGGTGACCGGGGAACAGCTTGTCGGGCAGCCGGTGTTGCAGGTGCGGGTGGACCCGCGGGCGACCGAGCGCTACGGCGTGCCGGTGCGCAACGTGCTCAACGTGGTGGAAGCGGTCGGAACCAAGAAGGTGGGCGAAGTCCGCGAAGGGCAGCGCCGCGTGCCGCTGGTGGTGCGGCTGCCGGACCGTCAGAGGACCGACCCCGAGGCGCTCGCCAACACGCTGATCCCGACGGCCACGGGCTCGGTGCTGCCGCTGAACCGCGCGGCGCAGGTGGTGGAAACGGAGGGCCCGGCCACGATCAACCGGGAATGGGGCAAGCGCCGGATCACGGTGCAGTGCAACGTGAGAGGCCGGGATGTGGGTGGGTTCGTGGCGGAAGCGCAGCGGGCGATCGCGGAGCGCGTGAAGCTGCCGGAAGGCTACACCATCGAGTGGGGCGGGCAGTTCGAGAACATGGAGCGGGCCAGCGCCCGGCTGCGGTTCGTAGTGCCGCTGGCGCTGGGGCTGATACTGGTGCTGCTCTACTTCAGCCTGGGAACGTTGCGCGACGTGTTGCTGGTGGCGACGGGCATACCGCTCGGAGCGGTCGGCGGGCTGGCGGCTTTGTGGCTGCGGGACATGCCGTTCACAGTCAGCGCCGCAGTCGGCTTTGTGGCCCTCAGCGGTGTGGCGATCCTCAACGGGCTGGTTCTGGTCACCTTCATCAAACAACGGCTGGACGCGGGGGCCGCGCTGGATGTCGCGGTGCGCGAGGGCTGCCTGGCGCGGTTGCGTCCGGTGCTGATGACGGCGCTGGTGGCGGCGGTGGGGTTCATCCCCATGGCGATAAACGTCGGCGTGGGCGGGGAGGTCCAGCGCCCGCTGGCGACGGTGGTGATTGGGGGTGTGCTGAGCAACACGTTGCTGACGCTGGTGCTGCTGCCGGTGCTCTATACGCTGGGCTCGTCCAGGAGGCGGTAG